Proteins from one Pongo abelii isolate AG06213 chromosome 19, NHGRI_mPonAbe1-v2.0_pri, whole genome shotgun sequence genomic window:
- the PER1 gene encoding period circadian protein homolog 1 isoform X1: MSGPLEGADGGGDPRPGESFCPGGVPSPGPPQHRPCPGPSLADDTDANSNGSSGNESNGHESRGASQRSSHSSSSGNGKDSALLETTESSKSTNSQSPSPPSSSIAYSLLSASSEQDNPSTSGCSSEQSARARTQKELMTALRELKLRLPPEHRGKGRSGTLATLQYALACVKQVQANQEYYQQWSLEESEPCSMDMSTYTLEELEHITSEYTLRNQDTFSVAVSFLTGRIVYISEQAAVLLRCKRDVFRGTRFSELLAPQDVGVFYGSTAPSRLPTWGTGASAGSGLRDFTQEKSIFCRIRGGPDRDPGPRYQPFRLTPYVTKIRVSDGAPAQPCCLLIAERIHSGYEAPRIPPDKRIFTTRHTPSCLFQDVDERAAPLLGYLPQDLLGAPVLLFLHPEDRPLMLAIHKKILQLAGQPFDHSPIRFCARNGEYVTMDTSWAGFVHPWSRKVAFVLGRHKVRTAPLNEDVFTPPAPSPAPSLDTDIQELSEQIHRLLLQPVHSPSPTGLCGVGPMTSPGPLHSPGSSSDSNGGDAEGPGPPAPVTFQQICKDVHLVKHQGQQLFIESRARPQPRPRLPATGTFKAKALPCQSPDPELEMGSAPIQAPLALAPEEAEKKEASSCSYQQINCLDSILRYLESCNLPSTTKRKCASSSSYTTSSASDDDRQRTGPVSVGTKKDPPSAVLSGEGATPRKEPVVGGTLSPLALANKAESVVSVTSQCSFSSTIVHVGDKKPPESDIIMMEDLPGLAPGPAPSPAPSPTVAPDPAPDAYRPVGLTKAVLSLHTQKEEQAFLSRFRDLGRLRGLDSSSTAPSALGERGCHHGPAPPSRRHHCRSKAKRSRHHQNPRAEAPCYVSHPSPVPPSTPWPTPPATTPFPAVVQPYPLPVFSPRGGPQPLPPAPTSVPPAAFPAPLVTPMVALVLPNYLFPTPSNYPYGALQTPAEGPPTPASHSPSPSLPALPPSPPHCPDSPLFNSRCSSPLQLNLLQLEELPRAEGAAVAGGPGSSAGPPPPSEEAAEPEARLVEVTESSNQDALSGSSDLLELLLQEDSRSGTGSAASGSLGSGLGSGSGSGSHEGGSTSASITRSSQSSHTSKYFGSIDSSEAEAGAARGGAEPGDQVIKYVLQDPIWLLMANADQRVMMTYQVPSRDMTSVLKQDRERLRAMQKQQPRFSEDQRRELGAVHSWVRKGQLPRALDVMACVDCGSSTQEPGHPDDPLFSELDGLGLEPMEEGGGEQGSSGGGSGEGEGCEEAQGGAKASSSQDLTMEEDEGRSSSSPALPTAGNCTS, from the exons ATGAGTGGCCCCCTAGAAGGGGCTGATGGGGGAGGGGACCCCAGGCCTGGGGAATCATTTTGTCCTGGGGGCGTCCCATCCCCTGGGCCCCCACAGCACCGGCCTTGCCCAGGCCCCAGCCTGGCCGATGACACCGATGCCAACAGCAATGGTTCAAGCGGCAATGAGTCCAATGGGCATGAGTCTAGAGGTGCATCTCAGCGGAGCTCACACAGCTCCTCCTCAGGCAACGGCAAGGACTCAGCCCTGCTGGAGACCACTGAGAGCAGCAAGAG CACAAACTCTCAGAGCCCATCCCCACCCAGCAGTTCCATTGCCTACAGCCTTCTGAGTGCCAGCTCAGAGCAGGACAACCCGTCCACCAGTGGCTGCAG CAGTGAACAGTCAGCCCGGGCGAGGACCCAGAAGGAACTCATGACAGCACTTCGAGAGCTCAAGCTTCGACTGCCGCCAGAGCACCGGGGCAAGGGCCGCTCTGGGACCCTGGCCACGCTGCAGTACGCACTGGCCTGTGTCAAGCAGGTGCAGG CCAACCAGGAATACTACCAGCAGTGGAGCCTGGAGGAGAGCGAGCCTTGCTCCATGGACATGTCCACCTATACCCTGGAGGAGCTGGAGCACATCACGTCTGAGTACACGCTTCGGAACCAG GATACCTTCTCAGTGGCTGTCTCCTTCCTGACGGGCCGAATCGTCTACATTTCGGAGCAGGCAGCTGTCCTGCTGCGTTGCAAGCGGGACGTGTTCCGGGGTACCCGCTTCTCTGAGCTCCTGGCTCCCCAGGATGTGGGAGTCTTCTATGGTTCCACTGCTCCATCTCGCTTGCCCACCTGGGGCACAGGGGCCTCAGCAG gtTCAGGCCTCAGGGACTTTACCCAAGAGAAGTCCATCTTCTGCCGTATCAG AGGAGGTCCTGACCGGGATCCAGGGCCTCGGTACCAGCCATTCCGCCTAACCCCGTATGTGACCAAGATCCGGGTCTCAGATGGGGCCCCTGCACAGCCGTGCTGCCTGCTGATTGCAGAGCGCATCCATTCGGGTTATGAAG CTCCCCGGATACCCCCTGACAAGAGGATTTTCACTACGCGGCACACACCTAGCTGCCTCTTCCAGGATGTGGATGAAAG GGCTGCCCCCCTGCTGGGCTACCTGCCCCAGGACCTCCTGGGGGCCCCAGTGCTCCTGTTCCTGCATCCTGAGGACCGACCCCTCATGCTGGCTATCCACAAGAAGA TCCTGCAGTTGGCGGGCCAGCCCTTTGACCACTCCCCTATCCGCTTCTGTGCCCGCAACGGGGAGTATGTCACCATGGACACCAGCTGGGCTGGCTTTGTGCACCCCTGGAGCCGCAAGGTAGCCTTCGTGTTGGGCCGCCACAAAGTACGCAC GGCCCCCCTGAATGAGGACGTGTTCACTCCCCCGGCCCCCAGCCCAGCTCCGTCCCTGGACACTGATATCCAGGAGCTGTCAGAGCAGATCCACCGGCTGCTGCTGCAG CCGGtgcacagccccagccccacaggACTATGTGGAGTCGGCCCCATGACATCCCCAGGCCCTCTCCACAGCCCTGGGTCCTCCAGTGATAGCAACGGGGGTGATGCAGAGGGGCCTGGGCCTCCTGCGCCA GTGACTTTCCAGCAGATCTGTAAGGATGTGCATCTGGTGAAGCACCAAGGCCAGCAGCTTTTTATTGAGTCTCGGGCCCGGCCTCAGCCCCGGCCCCGCCTCCCTG CTACAGGCACGTTCAAGGCCAAGGCCCTTCCCTGCCAATCCCCAGACCCAGAGCTGGAGATGGGTTCTGCTCCCATCCAGGCCCCACTAGCCTTGGCCCCTGAGGAGGCCGAGAAGAAAGAAGCCTCCAGCTGCTCCTACCAACAGATCAACTGCCTGGACAGCATCCTCAG GTACCTGGAGAGCTGCAACCTCCCCAGCACCACTAAGCGTAAATGTGCCTCCTCATCCTCCTATaccacctcctcagcctctgaCGACGACAGGCAGAGGACAGGTCCAGTCTCTGTGGGGACCAAGAAAG ATCCGCCGTCAGCAGTGCTGTCTGGGGAGGGGGCCACCCCACGGAAGGAGCCAGTGGTGGGAGGCACCCTGAGCCCGCTCGCCCTGGCCAATAAGGCGGAGAGCGTGGTGTCCGTCACCAGTCAGTGTAGCTTCAGCTCCACCATCGTCCATGTGGGAGACAAGAAGCCCCCGGAGTCGG ACATCATCATGATGGAGGACCTGCCTGGCCtagccccaggcccagcccccagcccagcccccagccccacagTAGCCCCTGACCCAGCCCCAGATGCCTACCGTCCAGTGGGGCTGACCAAGGCCGTGCTGTCCCTGCACACACAGAAGGAGGAGCAAGCCTTCCTCAGCCGCTTCCGAGACCTGGGCAGGCTGCGTGGACTCGACAGCTCTTCCACAGCTCCCTCAGCCCTTGGCGAGCGAG GCTGCCACCACGGCCCCGCACCCCCAAGCCGCCGACACCACTGCCGATCCAAAGCCAAGCGCTCACGCCACCACCAGAACCCTCGGGCTGAAGCGCCCTGCTATGTCTCACACCCCTCACCCGTGCCACCCTCCACCCCCTGGCCCACCCCACCAGCCACTACCCCCTTCCCAGCGGTTGTCCAGCCCTACCCTCTGCCAGTGTTCTCTCCTCGAGGAGGCCCCCAGCCTCTTCCCCCTGCTCCCACATCTGTGCCCCCGGCTGCTTTCCCCGCCCCTTTGGTGACCCCAATGGTGGCCTTGGTGCTCCCTAACTATCTGTTCCCAACCCCATCCAACTATCCTTATGGGGCACTCCAGACCCCTGCTGAAGGGCCTCCCACTCCTGCCTCGCACTCCCCTTCTCCATCCTTGCCCGCCCTCCCCCCCAGCCCTCCTCACTGCCCGGACTCTCCGCTGTTCAACTCGAGATGCAGCTCTCCACTCCAGCTCAATCTGCTGCAGCTCGAGGAGCTCCCCCGTGCTGAGGGGGCTGCTGTCGCAGGGGGCCCTGGGAGCAGTGCTGGGCCCCCACCTCCCAGTGAGGAGGCTGCTGAGCCAGAGGCCAGACTG GTGGAGGTCACTGAGTCCTCCAATCAGGACGCACTTTCCGGCTCCAGTGACCTGCTGGAACTTCTGCTGCAAGAGGACTCACGCTCCGGCACAGGCTCCGCAGCCTCGGGCTCCTTGGGCTCTGGCTTGGGCTCTGGGTCTGGTTCAGGCTCCCATGAGGGGGGCAGCACCTCAGCCAGCATCACTC GCAGCAGCCAGAGCAGCCACACAAGCAAATACTTTGGCAGCATCGACTcttctgaggctgaggctggggctgctCGGGGCGGGGCTGAGCCCGGGGACCAGGTGATTAAGTACGTGCTCCAGGATCCCATTTGGCTGCTCATGGCTAATGCTGACCAGCGCGTCATGATGACCTACCAGGTGCCCTCCAG GGACATGACCTCTGTGCTGAAGCAGGATCGGGAGCGGCTCCGAGCCATGCAGAAGCAGCAGCCTCGGTTTTCTGAGGACCAGCGGCGGGAACTGGGCGCTGTGCACTCCTGGGTCCGGAAGGGCCAACTGCCTCGGGCTCTTGATGTGATG GCCTGTGTGGACTGTGGGAGCAGCACCCAAGAGCCTGGTCACCCCGATGACCCACTCTTCTCAGAGCTGGATGGACTGGGGCTGGAGCCCATGGAAGAGGGTGGAGGCGAGCAGGGCAGCAGCGGTGGCGGCAGTGGTGAGGGTGAGGGCTGCGAGGAGGCCCAAGGCGGGGCCAAGGCTTCAAGCTCTCAGGACTTGACCATGGAGGAGGACGAAGGCAGGAGCTCATCCAGTCCGGCCTTACCTACAGCAGGAAACTGCACCAGCTAG
- the PER1 gene encoding period circadian protein homolog 1 isoform X2 produces the protein MSGPLEGADGGGDPRPGESFCPGGVPSPGPPQHRPCPGPSLADDTDANSNGSSGNESNGHESRGASQRSSHSSSSGNGKDSALLETTESSKSTNSQSPSPPSSSIAYSLLSASSEQDNPSTSGCSSEQSARARTQKELMTALRELKLRLPPEHRGKGRSGTLATLQYALACVKQVQANQEYYQQWSLEESEPCSMDMSTYTLEELEHITSEYTLRNQDTFSVAVSFLTGRIVYISEQAAVLLRCKRDVFRGTRFSELLAPQDVGVFYGSTAPSRLPTWGTGASAGSGLRDFTQEKSIFCRIRGGPDRDPGPRYQPFRLTPYVTKIRVSDGAPAQPCCLLIAERIHSGYEAPRIPPDKRIFTTRHTPSCLFQDVDERAAPLLGYLPQDLLGAPVLLFLHPEDRPLMLAIHKKILQLAGQPFDHSPIRFCARNGEYVTMDTSWAGFVHPWSRKVAFVLGRHKVRTAPLNEDVFTPPAPSPAPSLDTDIQELSEQIHRLLLQPVHSPSPTGLCGVGPMTSPGPLHSPGSSSDSNGGDAEGPGPPAPVTFQQICKDVHLVKHQGQQLFIESRARPQPRPRLPATGTFKAKALPCQSPDPELEMGSAPIQAPLALAPEEAEKKEASSCSYQQINCLDSILRYLESCNLPSTTKRKCASSSSYTTSSASDDDRQRTGPVSVGTKKDIIMMEDLPGLAPGPAPSPAPSPTVAPDPAPDAYRPVGLTKAVLSLHTQKEEQAFLSRFRDLGRLRGLDSSSTAPSALGERGCHHGPAPPSRRHHCRSKAKRSRHHQNPRAEAPCYVSHPSPVPPSTPWPTPPATTPFPAVVQPYPLPVFSPRGGPQPLPPAPTSVPPAAFPAPLVTPMVALVLPNYLFPTPSNYPYGALQTPAEGPPTPASHSPSPSLPALPPSPPHCPDSPLFNSRCSSPLQLNLLQLEELPRAEGAAVAGGPGSSAGPPPPSEEAAEPEARLVEVTESSNQDALSGSSDLLELLLQEDSRSGTGSAASGSLGSGLGSGSGSGSHEGGSTSASITRSSQSSHTSKYFGSIDSSEAEAGAARGGAEPGDQVIKYVLQDPIWLLMANADQRVMMTYQVPSRDMTSVLKQDRERLRAMQKQQPRFSEDQRRELGAVHSWVRKGQLPRALDVMACVDCGSSTQEPGHPDDPLFSELDGLGLEPMEEGGGEQGSSGGGSGEGEGCEEAQGGAKASSSQDLTMEEDEGRSSSSPALPTAGNCTS, from the exons ATGAGTGGCCCCCTAGAAGGGGCTGATGGGGGAGGGGACCCCAGGCCTGGGGAATCATTTTGTCCTGGGGGCGTCCCATCCCCTGGGCCCCCACAGCACCGGCCTTGCCCAGGCCCCAGCCTGGCCGATGACACCGATGCCAACAGCAATGGTTCAAGCGGCAATGAGTCCAATGGGCATGAGTCTAGAGGTGCATCTCAGCGGAGCTCACACAGCTCCTCCTCAGGCAACGGCAAGGACTCAGCCCTGCTGGAGACCACTGAGAGCAGCAAGAG CACAAACTCTCAGAGCCCATCCCCACCCAGCAGTTCCATTGCCTACAGCCTTCTGAGTGCCAGCTCAGAGCAGGACAACCCGTCCACCAGTGGCTGCAG CAGTGAACAGTCAGCCCGGGCGAGGACCCAGAAGGAACTCATGACAGCACTTCGAGAGCTCAAGCTTCGACTGCCGCCAGAGCACCGGGGCAAGGGCCGCTCTGGGACCCTGGCCACGCTGCAGTACGCACTGGCCTGTGTCAAGCAGGTGCAGG CCAACCAGGAATACTACCAGCAGTGGAGCCTGGAGGAGAGCGAGCCTTGCTCCATGGACATGTCCACCTATACCCTGGAGGAGCTGGAGCACATCACGTCTGAGTACACGCTTCGGAACCAG GATACCTTCTCAGTGGCTGTCTCCTTCCTGACGGGCCGAATCGTCTACATTTCGGAGCAGGCAGCTGTCCTGCTGCGTTGCAAGCGGGACGTGTTCCGGGGTACCCGCTTCTCTGAGCTCCTGGCTCCCCAGGATGTGGGAGTCTTCTATGGTTCCACTGCTCCATCTCGCTTGCCCACCTGGGGCACAGGGGCCTCAGCAG gtTCAGGCCTCAGGGACTTTACCCAAGAGAAGTCCATCTTCTGCCGTATCAG AGGAGGTCCTGACCGGGATCCAGGGCCTCGGTACCAGCCATTCCGCCTAACCCCGTATGTGACCAAGATCCGGGTCTCAGATGGGGCCCCTGCACAGCCGTGCTGCCTGCTGATTGCAGAGCGCATCCATTCGGGTTATGAAG CTCCCCGGATACCCCCTGACAAGAGGATTTTCACTACGCGGCACACACCTAGCTGCCTCTTCCAGGATGTGGATGAAAG GGCTGCCCCCCTGCTGGGCTACCTGCCCCAGGACCTCCTGGGGGCCCCAGTGCTCCTGTTCCTGCATCCTGAGGACCGACCCCTCATGCTGGCTATCCACAAGAAGA TCCTGCAGTTGGCGGGCCAGCCCTTTGACCACTCCCCTATCCGCTTCTGTGCCCGCAACGGGGAGTATGTCACCATGGACACCAGCTGGGCTGGCTTTGTGCACCCCTGGAGCCGCAAGGTAGCCTTCGTGTTGGGCCGCCACAAAGTACGCAC GGCCCCCCTGAATGAGGACGTGTTCACTCCCCCGGCCCCCAGCCCAGCTCCGTCCCTGGACACTGATATCCAGGAGCTGTCAGAGCAGATCCACCGGCTGCTGCTGCAG CCGGtgcacagccccagccccacaggACTATGTGGAGTCGGCCCCATGACATCCCCAGGCCCTCTCCACAGCCCTGGGTCCTCCAGTGATAGCAACGGGGGTGATGCAGAGGGGCCTGGGCCTCCTGCGCCA GTGACTTTCCAGCAGATCTGTAAGGATGTGCATCTGGTGAAGCACCAAGGCCAGCAGCTTTTTATTGAGTCTCGGGCCCGGCCTCAGCCCCGGCCCCGCCTCCCTG CTACAGGCACGTTCAAGGCCAAGGCCCTTCCCTGCCAATCCCCAGACCCAGAGCTGGAGATGGGTTCTGCTCCCATCCAGGCCCCACTAGCCTTGGCCCCTGAGGAGGCCGAGAAGAAAGAAGCCTCCAGCTGCTCCTACCAACAGATCAACTGCCTGGACAGCATCCTCAG GTACCTGGAGAGCTGCAACCTCCCCAGCACCACTAAGCGTAAATGTGCCTCCTCATCCTCCTATaccacctcctcagcctctgaCGACGACAGGCAGAGGACAGGTCCAGTCTCTGTGGGGACCAAGAAAG ACATCATCATGATGGAGGACCTGCCTGGCCtagccccaggcccagcccccagcccagcccccagccccacagTAGCCCCTGACCCAGCCCCAGATGCCTACCGTCCAGTGGGGCTGACCAAGGCCGTGCTGTCCCTGCACACACAGAAGGAGGAGCAAGCCTTCCTCAGCCGCTTCCGAGACCTGGGCAGGCTGCGTGGACTCGACAGCTCTTCCACAGCTCCCTCAGCCCTTGGCGAGCGAG GCTGCCACCACGGCCCCGCACCCCCAAGCCGCCGACACCACTGCCGATCCAAAGCCAAGCGCTCACGCCACCACCAGAACCCTCGGGCTGAAGCGCCCTGCTATGTCTCACACCCCTCACCCGTGCCACCCTCCACCCCCTGGCCCACCCCACCAGCCACTACCCCCTTCCCAGCGGTTGTCCAGCCCTACCCTCTGCCAGTGTTCTCTCCTCGAGGAGGCCCCCAGCCTCTTCCCCCTGCTCCCACATCTGTGCCCCCGGCTGCTTTCCCCGCCCCTTTGGTGACCCCAATGGTGGCCTTGGTGCTCCCTAACTATCTGTTCCCAACCCCATCCAACTATCCTTATGGGGCACTCCAGACCCCTGCTGAAGGGCCTCCCACTCCTGCCTCGCACTCCCCTTCTCCATCCTTGCCCGCCCTCCCCCCCAGCCCTCCTCACTGCCCGGACTCTCCGCTGTTCAACTCGAGATGCAGCTCTCCACTCCAGCTCAATCTGCTGCAGCTCGAGGAGCTCCCCCGTGCTGAGGGGGCTGCTGTCGCAGGGGGCCCTGGGAGCAGTGCTGGGCCCCCACCTCCCAGTGAGGAGGCTGCTGAGCCAGAGGCCAGACTG GTGGAGGTCACTGAGTCCTCCAATCAGGACGCACTTTCCGGCTCCAGTGACCTGCTGGAACTTCTGCTGCAAGAGGACTCACGCTCCGGCACAGGCTCCGCAGCCTCGGGCTCCTTGGGCTCTGGCTTGGGCTCTGGGTCTGGTTCAGGCTCCCATGAGGGGGGCAGCACCTCAGCCAGCATCACTC GCAGCAGCCAGAGCAGCCACACAAGCAAATACTTTGGCAGCATCGACTcttctgaggctgaggctggggctgctCGGGGCGGGGCTGAGCCCGGGGACCAGGTGATTAAGTACGTGCTCCAGGATCCCATTTGGCTGCTCATGGCTAATGCTGACCAGCGCGTCATGATGACCTACCAGGTGCCCTCCAG GGACATGACCTCTGTGCTGAAGCAGGATCGGGAGCGGCTCCGAGCCATGCAGAAGCAGCAGCCTCGGTTTTCTGAGGACCAGCGGCGGGAACTGGGCGCTGTGCACTCCTGGGTCCGGAAGGGCCAACTGCCTCGGGCTCTTGATGTGATG GCCTGTGTGGACTGTGGGAGCAGCACCCAAGAGCCTGGTCACCCCGATGACCCACTCTTCTCAGAGCTGGATGGACTGGGGCTGGAGCCCATGGAAGAGGGTGGAGGCGAGCAGGGCAGCAGCGGTGGCGGCAGTGGTGAGGGTGAGGGCTGCGAGGAGGCCCAAGGCGGGGCCAAGGCTTCAAGCTCTCAGGACTTGACCATGGAGGAGGACGAAGGCAGGAGCTCATCCAGTCCGGCCTTACCTACAGCAGGAAACTGCACCAGCTAG
- the PER1 gene encoding period circadian protein homolog 1 isoform X3 translates to MTALRELKLRLPPEHRGKGRSGTLATLQYALACVKQVQANQEYYQQWSLEESEPCSMDMSTYTLEELEHITSEYTLRNQDTFSVAVSFLTGRIVYISEQAAVLLRCKRDVFRGTRFSELLAPQDVGVFYGSTAPSRLPTWGTGASAGSGLRDFTQEKSIFCRIRGGPDRDPGPRYQPFRLTPYVTKIRVSDGAPAQPCCLLIAERIHSGYEAPRIPPDKRIFTTRHTPSCLFQDVDERAAPLLGYLPQDLLGAPVLLFLHPEDRPLMLAIHKKILQLAGQPFDHSPIRFCARNGEYVTMDTSWAGFVHPWSRKVAFVLGRHKVRTAPLNEDVFTPPAPSPAPSLDTDIQELSEQIHRLLLQPVHSPSPTGLCGVGPMTSPGPLHSPGSSSDSNGGDAEGPGPPAPVTFQQICKDVHLVKHQGQQLFIESRARPQPRPRLPATGTFKAKALPCQSPDPELEMGSAPIQAPLALAPEEAEKKEASSCSYQQINCLDSILRYLESCNLPSTTKRKCASSSSYTTSSASDDDRQRTGPVSVGTKKDPPSAVLSGEGATPRKEPVVGGTLSPLALANKAESVVSVTSQCSFSSTIVHVGDKKPPESDIIMMEDLPGLAPGPAPSPAPSPTVAPDPAPDAYRPVGLTKAVLSLHTQKEEQAFLSRFRDLGRLRGLDSSSTAPSALGERGCHHGPAPPSRRHHCRSKAKRSRHHQNPRAEAPCYVSHPSPVPPSTPWPTPPATTPFPAVVQPYPLPVFSPRGGPQPLPPAPTSVPPAAFPAPLVTPMVALVLPNYLFPTPSNYPYGALQTPAEGPPTPASHSPSPSLPALPPSPPHCPDSPLFNSRCSSPLQLNLLQLEELPRAEGAAVAGGPGSSAGPPPPSEEAAEPEARLVEVTESSNQDALSGSSDLLELLLQEDSRSGTGSAASGSLGSGLGSGSGSGSHEGGSTSASITRSSQSSHTSKYFGSIDSSEAEAGAARGGAEPGDQVIKYVLQDPIWLLMANADQRVMMTYQVPSRDMTSVLKQDRERLRAMQKQQPRFSEDQRRELGAVHSWVRKGQLPRALDVMACVDCGSSTQEPGHPDDPLFSELDGLGLEPMEEGGGEQGSSGGGSGEGEGCEEAQGGAKASSSQDLTMEEDEGRSSSSPALPTAGNCTS, encoded by the exons ATGACAGCACTTCGAGAGCTCAAGCTTCGACTGCCGCCAGAGCACCGGGGCAAGGGCCGCTCTGGGACCCTGGCCACGCTGCAGTACGCACTGGCCTGTGTCAAGCAGGTGCAGG CCAACCAGGAATACTACCAGCAGTGGAGCCTGGAGGAGAGCGAGCCTTGCTCCATGGACATGTCCACCTATACCCTGGAGGAGCTGGAGCACATCACGTCTGAGTACACGCTTCGGAACCAG GATACCTTCTCAGTGGCTGTCTCCTTCCTGACGGGCCGAATCGTCTACATTTCGGAGCAGGCAGCTGTCCTGCTGCGTTGCAAGCGGGACGTGTTCCGGGGTACCCGCTTCTCTGAGCTCCTGGCTCCCCAGGATGTGGGAGTCTTCTATGGTTCCACTGCTCCATCTCGCTTGCCCACCTGGGGCACAGGGGCCTCAGCAG gtTCAGGCCTCAGGGACTTTACCCAAGAGAAGTCCATCTTCTGCCGTATCAG AGGAGGTCCTGACCGGGATCCAGGGCCTCGGTACCAGCCATTCCGCCTAACCCCGTATGTGACCAAGATCCGGGTCTCAGATGGGGCCCCTGCACAGCCGTGCTGCCTGCTGATTGCAGAGCGCATCCATTCGGGTTATGAAG CTCCCCGGATACCCCCTGACAAGAGGATTTTCACTACGCGGCACACACCTAGCTGCCTCTTCCAGGATGTGGATGAAAG GGCTGCCCCCCTGCTGGGCTACCTGCCCCAGGACCTCCTGGGGGCCCCAGTGCTCCTGTTCCTGCATCCTGAGGACCGACCCCTCATGCTGGCTATCCACAAGAAGA TCCTGCAGTTGGCGGGCCAGCCCTTTGACCACTCCCCTATCCGCTTCTGTGCCCGCAACGGGGAGTATGTCACCATGGACACCAGCTGGGCTGGCTTTGTGCACCCCTGGAGCCGCAAGGTAGCCTTCGTGTTGGGCCGCCACAAAGTACGCAC GGCCCCCCTGAATGAGGACGTGTTCACTCCCCCGGCCCCCAGCCCAGCTCCGTCCCTGGACACTGATATCCAGGAGCTGTCAGAGCAGATCCACCGGCTGCTGCTGCAG CCGGtgcacagccccagccccacaggACTATGTGGAGTCGGCCCCATGACATCCCCAGGCCCTCTCCACAGCCCTGGGTCCTCCAGTGATAGCAACGGGGGTGATGCAGAGGGGCCTGGGCCTCCTGCGCCA GTGACTTTCCAGCAGATCTGTAAGGATGTGCATCTGGTGAAGCACCAAGGCCAGCAGCTTTTTATTGAGTCTCGGGCCCGGCCTCAGCCCCGGCCCCGCCTCCCTG CTACAGGCACGTTCAAGGCCAAGGCCCTTCCCTGCCAATCCCCAGACCCAGAGCTGGAGATGGGTTCTGCTCCCATCCAGGCCCCACTAGCCTTGGCCCCTGAGGAGGCCGAGAAGAAAGAAGCCTCCAGCTGCTCCTACCAACAGATCAACTGCCTGGACAGCATCCTCAG GTACCTGGAGAGCTGCAACCTCCCCAGCACCACTAAGCGTAAATGTGCCTCCTCATCCTCCTATaccacctcctcagcctctgaCGACGACAGGCAGAGGACAGGTCCAGTCTCTGTGGGGACCAAGAAAG ATCCGCCGTCAGCAGTGCTGTCTGGGGAGGGGGCCACCCCACGGAAGGAGCCAGTGGTGGGAGGCACCCTGAGCCCGCTCGCCCTGGCCAATAAGGCGGAGAGCGTGGTGTCCGTCACCAGTCAGTGTAGCTTCAGCTCCACCATCGTCCATGTGGGAGACAAGAAGCCCCCGGAGTCGG ACATCATCATGATGGAGGACCTGCCTGGCCtagccccaggcccagcccccagcccagcccccagccccacagTAGCCCCTGACCCAGCCCCAGATGCCTACCGTCCAGTGGGGCTGACCAAGGCCGTGCTGTCCCTGCACACACAGAAGGAGGAGCAAGCCTTCCTCAGCCGCTTCCGAGACCTGGGCAGGCTGCGTGGACTCGACAGCTCTTCCACAGCTCCCTCAGCCCTTGGCGAGCGAG GCTGCCACCACGGCCCCGCACCCCCAAGCCGCCGACACCACTGCCGATCCAAAGCCAAGCGCTCACGCCACCACCAGAACCCTCGGGCTGAAGCGCCCTGCTATGTCTCACACCCCTCACCCGTGCCACCCTCCACCCCCTGGCCCACCCCACCAGCCACTACCCCCTTCCCAGCGGTTGTCCAGCCCTACCCTCTGCCAGTGTTCTCTCCTCGAGGAGGCCCCCAGCCTCTTCCCCCTGCTCCCACATCTGTGCCCCCGGCTGCTTTCCCCGCCCCTTTGGTGACCCCAATGGTGGCCTTGGTGCTCCCTAACTATCTGTTCCCAACCCCATCCAACTATCCTTATGGGGCACTCCAGACCCCTGCTGAAGGGCCTCCCACTCCTGCCTCGCACTCCCCTTCTCCATCCTTGCCCGCCCTCCCCCCCAGCCCTCCTCACTGCCCGGACTCTCCGCTGTTCAACTCGAGATGCAGCTCTCCACTCCAGCTCAATCTGCTGCAGCTCGAGGAGCTCCCCCGTGCTGAGGGGGCTGCTGTCGCAGGGGGCCCTGGGAGCAGTGCTGGGCCCCCACCTCCCAGTGAGGAGGCTGCTGAGCCAGAGGCCAGACTG GTGGAGGTCACTGAGTCCTCCAATCAGGACGCACTTTCCGGCTCCAGTGACCTGCTGGAACTTCTGCTGCAAGAGGACTCACGCTCCGGCACAGGCTCCGCAGCCTCGGGCTCCTTGGGCTCTGGCTTGGGCTCTGGGTCTGGTTCAGGCTCCCATGAGGGGGGCAGCACCTCAGCCAGCATCACTC GCAGCAGCCAGAGCAGCCACACAAGCAAATACTTTGGCAGCATCGACTcttctgaggctgaggctggggctgctCGGGGCGGGGCTGAGCCCGGGGACCAGGTGATTAAGTACGTGCTCCAGGATCCCATTTGGCTGCTCATGGCTAATGCTGACCAGCGCGTCATGATGACCTACCAGGTGCCCTCCAG GGACATGACCTCTGTGCTGAAGCAGGATCGGGAGCGGCTCCGAGCCATGCAGAAGCAGCAGCCTCGGTTTTCTGAGGACCAGCGGCGGGAACTGGGCGCTGTGCACTCCTGGGTCCGGAAGGGCCAACTGCCTCGGGCTCTTGATGTGATG GCCTGTGTGGACTGTGGGAGCAGCACCCAAGAGCCTGGTCACCCCGATGACCCACTCTTCTCAGAGCTGGATGGACTGGGGCTGGAGCCCATGGAAGAGGGTGGAGGCGAGCAGGGCAGCAGCGGTGGCGGCAGTGGTGAGGGTGAGGGCTGCGAGGAGGCCCAAGGCGGGGCCAAGGCTTCAAGCTCTCAGGACTTGACCATGGAGGAGGACGAAGGCAGGAGCTCATCCAGTCCGGCCTTACCTACAGCAGGAAACTGCACCAGCTAG